In Chitinophaga oryzae, the sequence AAGGCAAAATGATCGGCTCCCTGGATATCCCCTACACCGGTGACAGTACCTACGCCCTCAAGCTGACCGGCAACCTGCGCCATGCGGAAGGTGTACACGACCTGTACATCGTAGCCAAAGGGGGCGTGGCTTTCAGTGTGACCTCCTTTAGTTTTATCCATAATTATTAGTATATACTTTCCCGTTAGTGTGAAAAAAACTTTACTTTTTATTTGGTGAATTAAAATGAGTGCTTATCTTTGCGCTCCCTGATCACAATATCAGTTGCCCAGATGGCGAAATTGGTAGACGCACTGTGTTCAGGTCGCAGCGCCTGCAAGGGTGTGCTGGTTCGAATCCAGTTCTGGGCACGTAATAGGTTGTAAGTATTTGACTTACAACCTATTTTTTTTGTGTCAATGTCGTTTTTGTACGCTTTTATCCGCTTCTGCCCACTATTGGCGACACATAATTGACACACGACATGACACACGAAAATTATTTTCTCTTTCCTCTGCTGCCAGTCAGTCCTACATTTGAGCAGCATGACACAACGACTGTTGTGTACGAAAAAAATTCTTTCTTTCACTTTGGCCCACTTTCTCACCATTTTGCAAATGGCATCAAATCCTTGCTGACACGGCATACTATTAGCGCCTATGGTTTCACCTTTAAACATCGTGCGGTATGAATCTATTGAAGCGAAAGAATGCAAAAGGAGATAGAACCTATTACTATTATGACTTTGGACGTGGCAAAGGCCAACGCCCCGCAACAGGTATCTTCGTATATACGAGGCCCAAAGATCAGACACAAAAGAACCATAACAAACAGGCTTTAGCATTACTGGAAGTAAAGAAAAGCCAGGTTATCATTGAACAACAATCTATAGGCACGGCTTACATTCCACAGCATAAGTTTAAAGAGAACTTTCTTGATTACTACGAGGAATACGTAAGCACCCATAGGCGGAATGGTAACCGTCACCTGCAAAATAGCCTGAATCAGTTCAGGTTGTTTCTGGATACGAAATTCATTTCCCCCGTGGATATAACAGAGGTTCTTTGTAAGAATTTCCGCCGGTATTTGTTAGACAAATACACCGGTGAAACACCCTCCGATTATTACACCCGTTTTAAATGGGTATTGGCAGCCGCTACTTCTGATGGTTATTTCCGTGTGAACCCTACAGAAAAGGTGGCCGCTAAGTCTAATCCCAGTGTCAGGTTAAAAGAACATCTGGAAGTATCGGAATATCTGGAGTTGCTAAATACGCCTTGCACCAACGAAGAAGTAAAAGATGCTTTCATCTTTTGTTGTTACACGGGGTTGCGTTGGGTAGATGTAAAACAATTACGGATAGAACAGATTAATGGGCCTACGCTGACAACACGGATTATTCAGGCTAAAACAGGCTTACCTGTTACTTTAACCTTGCATCCCATTGCGCATATTATCGTAAATAAGCGTCGGAAATCTGCTACTGGATTACTTTTCCGATTGCCTACTGCTGACGGAGCCAATAAAGTACTTGCAAAATGGTTCAGCGCTACCAAGATTGATAAATACATAACGTGGTCTTGCGCCCGGTTGAGTTTTGCCATTCTTTTAAAAGATAAACTGGTAGATGACCCTACTATTGCCTATTTAATGGGGCATAGCACCACTAAGCAGATACAGAAAACGTACAAACGTCATAGGCCGGCAGACCAGCAAACAACAATCCGGCAACTACCCACGCCAGAGCTATTACCCTATTTTCTTAATATATGAACGTGCGGCCCTTCATTATCCCGTAGCGACCAGCCAATTCACTGCGGAGGCCGGAGAAACGTGTTTGAATAAAAATACTACCCCGGCTGCGAGAGCCGAAAGGTGTAACAATGCTACATCGTGTATGGTGCCAGCAGGTGAAGCTAAAATGATGCGGGGTGGAGATTTTTATTCAGTACACCCGAAGGGCAAGCCGGCGCGAAGCAGAGGCGCGGCGTTTCGTAGGCTCGTAGCAGTGAATTATTTTTGAGAAGGGAGAATGGAGGTTATTTGTCTGACTGTTTTTTGCTTTTAGACTTGTTGTCCTTTTCAATTGCCTTTAATACTTCGGCGTCAGGTATAGTCTCACAAAATGCAATAAATATGCTCAGTTTCGTGTTCAGGGCTTCCGCAATGGCTTCCAAGGTGGTGTACTCCGGACTTCTTTGTCCTTTTGAAATCCCCTGAATAATTGTATAGCTAATACCTGAACTGGATTCCAAGCCACGCAGACTTTTAACCAGGTGCCTCCCTGCTTCTTTATCTTTGGAAGCAATATCTTTATTATTGGCTATCCACTGGAGCAAACCTAATCCCAATCTGTATTTATAGAATTTCTTCCCCTTTTCCATCAAAGTAAAATGGGAAAATCTCCAAAATATTTTGATACTAGAACGAGTATCAAAACGATTTTTTCCTATCTTTATAATACCAGTCCTTTTGATTGGACTTGTTATTTCTCTTACTGATAACAATTAAAAGCATATCAATATGATATTTAGGCTATTTGTTAATACATCCTAATGGTGTAATTTAGCAGCTTCATAAAAATATTAGGCGTATTTGCTTAGTTCTCGGAATCACAAACTACGACAATTGAGACACCGGGGGATCGAGTAAAGCGCTCACGCTACTGGCGTGGGCGTCACTATTCGGTGTCGGGGTGTCGTAGCCCAGTGATTCGGTAGGGACTGTCCCACGTCTTTTTTTTGCCCCTACCTCTTCTATTCAGCAGTACGTCTCCATCGCTGAAAATTACTTCTTCAACCTCTTTAAAAAATCGGTTTCAATTTACCGACCAGCGCGCTATTGTCCAAACTATACCAATCACTTTAAACCTCTCTTTATGCATACACAAAATCTTGCAAAGACCCTCCCGGACTGGCACAGTAAACCGTTCCGGTTAACTAAAAAAGAAATCGCCAACCCCTTAACTGTAGTAAAAACCTTCATGGCGGACTTTTCATTGCCGGAAATTCGCAAAACACTAAACGATTGGTTAAGCCGAGTTTTAATCAGTAATGCACCCGATCCACTGAATTATATTTGGTTCAGGGAGGAACTGGAGCGGTTCATGGAAGCGTGTTACACCTCTCAGGAAAGAACGGCAGAATCGCTTTCCCGATCATCAGATTTTATAGCACTGTTAGGCCATGAGCTGCAAGGACAACTTGCGGGAATAGTCCAGTCATTAAATTCCATTGACATGCATAAGCAATCAGATGGCTCCTTTTCGGAAGAAGCCAACGTTTATATTGACTATATCAAAATTATAACCCTAAATGCAAAAACTGTCTATCAAAATATGATAGCTTCCTCTGTGGCTGGGAACGGAAAGTTGAAAATTTTGGAGGAAGAAATGCTGGTAGAGCCGTTTATTCAGTCCTGCATAGATTCATTTTCCATACTCAGCAGCCTGCAAAATATACGGATCGACCGCGATGTTTTTATGCCGCCTGGAATCAAAGGGGTAACTGATTTTGTAAAGCTCCGGCAAATATTCTCCAATCTTTTGCTCAATGCTTTTAAATATGCTCAACCGGAAAGTTATATCATTGCCCGCGCCCACGTCTACGGAGAAAAGATGATTTTGAAGGTGATTAGTCGTGGTAAGACAATACCAAAGGAAAAAATCAAATTGATTTTTGAGCCTTACCAGACACTAGACCAAGTCAATGCCGGGGCTGGATTAGGGCTATATCTTTGTAAACAGTACACTGATGTATTAGGTGGAAACATCGAAGTCAGGAGCAAAAAGGGGCTTACCGCTTTCTCCGTCATCCTTTCCTTCTCATCCATCAATCTCGATAAGTATGGCAAATGAGAATACCAACAGTCTTGCTGACATGCACGGTGTTTTTGTCAGAATTCCGGTTCTCTTTCGGGAAAGAATGTGCGAGCAATGCAACTGGAGTATGCCAA encodes:
- a CDS encoding helix-turn-helix domain-containing protein, which produces MEKGKKFYKYRLGLGLLQWIANNKDIASKDKEAGRHLVKSLRGLESSSGISYTIIQGISKGQRSPEYTTLEAIAEALNTKLSIFIAFCETIPDAEVLKAIEKDNKSKSKKQSDK
- a CDS encoding sensor histidine kinase; translation: MHTQNLAKTLPDWHSKPFRLTKKEIANPLTVVKTFMADFSLPEIRKTLNDWLSRVLISNAPDPLNYIWFREELERFMEACYTSQERTAESLSRSSDFIALLGHELQGQLAGIVQSLNSIDMHKQSDGSFSEEANVYIDYIKIITLNAKTVYQNMIASSVAGNGKLKILEEEMLVEPFIQSCIDSFSILSSLQNIRIDRDVFMPPGIKGVTDFVKLRQIFSNLLLNAFKYAQPESYIIARAHVYGEKMILKVISRGKTIPKEKIKLIFEPYQTLDQVNAGAGLGLYLCKQYTDVLGGNIEVRSKKGLTAFSVILSFSSINLDKYGK
- a CDS encoding site-specific integrase → MNLLKRKNAKGDRTYYYYDFGRGKGQRPATGIFVYTRPKDQTQKNHNKQALALLEVKKSQVIIEQQSIGTAYIPQHKFKENFLDYYEEYVSTHRRNGNRHLQNSLNQFRLFLDTKFISPVDITEVLCKNFRRYLLDKYTGETPSDYYTRFKWVLAAATSDGYFRVNPTEKVAAKSNPSVRLKEHLEVSEYLELLNTPCTNEEVKDAFIFCCYTGLRWVDVKQLRIEQINGPTLTTRIIQAKTGLPVTLTLHPIAHIIVNKRRKSATGLLFRLPTADGANKVLAKWFSATKIDKYITWSCARLSFAILLKDKLVDDPTIAYLMGHSTTKQIQKTYKRHRPADQQTTIRQLPTPELLPYFLNI